In the genome of Hevea brasiliensis isolate MT/VB/25A 57/8 chromosome 14, ASM3005281v1, whole genome shotgun sequence, the window GTAATAGATTGCATACTTGGAAAGAAAGAACCTGCAACAGTGATTTGTAGTGGTGAGGAATTGCGAGATTAGTGGTGGTTTCGAAAAGGAGGTAAGCAGTGAATGGTTGCCGTTCGTGATGATGCGGTAGAGTTAAAAGTCAAGCAATATCCAGTAgcatttttaagttttttttctttttttttttttcatgcatCTGGTTTCAAATTGGCATTGCAGAGCAAAATCATAACAGGCCCACCTCATCATCTTTGGAAATAACCTCAAAACTGACCTCTAAAACTCCTGATTCAAGAAAGTTGGATGAGTTTCAGTTAATAACCTCAAAACTGACCTCTAAAACTCCTGATTCAAGAAAGTTGGATGAGTTTCAGTTGAGTTGATTGGGCCTACCCAATTTTTGAACAGCCATAAAAGCAAATTGCTTAAATTCATTTGGAAGTGCTTAAAGAGaaaaaattgaaatgggaagCAAATCACATGTAAAAACTACAACCGAAAGCCGTCAACAATTCGTCACTGTTCTTTCACTCCTCAGAATCCATGGGCAGCTTGCAAAAAGAACTTAAAAATTTCCCAGGTATATCACATCAGTCTAAGCTTGTCAACTTCATTCACGGGAAATAGTCAGACAAGAACTACAAATTGAGACCCAGAGTGACTTGCTATAAGCCCAGTATCTAGCAGACAAAATATGCCATGATCAAACACCCTACTAACAGTTTTGCAGGGTTATATACATCTTCAACACAAAACCACGTTAGCAGTGTTACATGCATCTAGGTTATGTAGCAGATTAGGGGTTGCGTACATCTTCAGCCAAAAAAGACACAAGACAGCAGACCCTGATTGGTGTTTCTCCATCTGATTATATAAGGTTATATATCCCTTCATCAAAATTAACAAAATAGGTTTATGCAGGTTGCTATCTTGTCATATTTCTCCACTCCTTCAAATCAACCTGAAAAATATTGTTAACAAGttgttatgaaatgtattttgatttcaTCTTGCTACTCAATAATAGCAAAGCTGGAATCATGAGGtataacaaatttaaaaaatctcTCAAAAACACTTTCATTTTTTATTGAGATCATCTATTAggcctaaattatatatattcatCCCAATAAAATTAAACCAAGCAACAGGCTTCAATGAGTGCCAGCATAATCTCTATACAAAATATAAAGCAAATGAATAAAACAAGCAGGTACATCTGATAAATACTTATTTTCTAAAACAGATAATTAAGAGTTTGAACCCATCTTTTTCTCAGAAGAAGAATATGActctaagaaaaaaaaattgataacttCAGGCAAGAATGAAACTGAAGCACAGTTCTTTACCTTTCCTTGCAGACCCATCTGCAACACCTACTTCTGGTTCACTGCTTGCTTTCACCCCAACTTTATCAGCATCCTTTTCCTTCTCTTCCATTTGCTTCTCCTCCCTTTCCCTCTCAGTTCTGGCAAGCAATTCAAGAAATGGAGGACCCATTTCATCCAAAGCCTCCTTTAAATAATCCATAACCAGCCTTAAAGTTTCATTTCGCGTAGCCTTCTCCAACAACCTTCCACACGCATTCGAATCCAACAAAGCTGCCTCCATCTCCTCCTTAAACTCCCTCAACTCATCAGTAACCAACTCGCTCTTCTTCAAAAACTCCAACTTGTCAACTCTTTCCCTCCAAATCGTCCTCACTGCCCCGGAAAACATCTCAGGGTCGTGCTTGCGTTTGCTTTCGACAACCCACAAGTGCTTCATCGTGCAGTCCACAGCCACCGCGCAGTACGCGAGCTTCATGGAGTCTGGGATCTTGATTCTCTCCTTCTGATCCAATTGTTCAATGATTTCTAGGGAATCAAGAATGGTTTCAGAGGAAACGGAGCCATGGGCAATTTCGTCATGGATTGAGCGAAGAGCAAGTGTCTTCTTCAAGCGTGGAGTTGGTAAAATTGGGATATGGGTATTTGAGAGAATGCTGTTGAGAACAAGTGTAGAAACCGAGTCCTGCCGTGTGAGGAACTCGATGATCCATAGCACGATGGCTGGGACCATTTCTTCTGAGCCCATTGTCCAGGAAGAGCACAGTGTTTTCCGATTTAGGGTTTCCCTCGTTTGGAGAAAAAGCAAAAGGTAATGACAGGAAGCAATCTAGCAAATACTTGAGAAGAGGAAATTATCAAATACTCCAAAGCACAGAAATAATTACTTTTTAAACGGAAAATAGATTTTATGAACATATATTTTTGGATTACTAAATAATCTCTTTTCACAATTTTATGGctaaatttttgtctatttagctccgatagaaaaaaaaatatatatatatatatatatatagaaaatattttttataaaaatattttttattatttaattataatattaaattaattatatatatttatataatatttttatattttaataaaattattaaaatttaaaaaatacttatatttcctttaattcatattcttaaatatattaaatattaaaaaattaaaaaatatttttaaaaaattaattttttataaaataaacgaaaccttaaaaataaaaatcagtCAAACCGTTTAAAAGTTACTTAAGATTCCACTCATTAAATCTCAACTTGACAAATTTATAGCATCAAAAGACATTGTTTGTTTCTAACTTTTCCACTTGCAAGTTTGTTGATGTTCAACACGCAGAAGGATGGCAATATATTTGATTTTTGATAATTTAAGGGGTGACTGTAGATTTCTCCTATCTATGGTATATACTAAATGAGATAAGGCGATTTCTGATAAGCAGGATGTGGTGACACATTCTCGTACGCATCCATGGCATCGGCCCCCATTGGCTTATATAGTAGTGGTGGTTCATGATTATGTGGGAGAGGTTATAATGTTTGCAGGGAAGACGGTGGATAGTGTTTATGTTGTTCTTATAGTTGAGAGCTCAGTTGTGCTCTTCTGCCTATCTTTGGCTATGGATAATGGAGGTTGAGCTAAAGTCTAATTCTCAACTTCtcattaatgatatttattctctaCTTTCAAGTTTACAGCCGATAAGATTATTGGTTGATGATATCTTATAGTTACAGttctaattttatttcttttaattatgtTCATCGTGGATAAATTCCTACTCATAATTTGACACAGTAAATTTTGCGAAATTTTTGCTTTAAATCAGATCAATCGCTGTTCAAGTATCTCCAAGTGCTCTTATGACATGGTAAACTGTGTGCACTCTGGTTAAACAAAGTCAATCCAAAAGGTGATTTTATTAGTTGCAGTAGTTTTACCAGTcagagccaaaaaaaaaaaaaagagttaatggattaaaaaaatttatttaatttaatttaaaaaaacaaaatattatatataataataaattatttaataaaaaaatatcaattcatgtaaaattttagaattgagtaaaaatataattttataatataatattctttgtataatttaaaatttacaatttttatggaagagttttttatttttttagaaagcACTTTTTTATCAATGCTATCAAACACAATTTTTAATGTATATAATCAAATAACAATTCAACAAGGGATCTCTAATTCGATTTAAAAATTGAGTCTCCACAATTTTTATTATAGAAAATACAATTTCAACTTTTGCAATTACAATATGTAATATCAACGTCAATGCTAATTTTGCAAGTAAACAAGCTAATGaatacaataatttttttatatattatatgttGATTGCCAAACAATAAATacaatgattattaatttaaatgcGTATAATATTTGTCAAAATAATAAGTCTAAAATTATTAGAGGTAAACTACAATTTGGTTTCTAAGGTTtaataaaatctttaattaagtcTATATATTTTTAAAACCTAGCAATTCAGTCCCTAAAGATTTGATAAAACTTACAATTTAATCTTTACTGatagaattttaattaaattaacgttaattttagtaaaaataatcaaaatgcatttaactctattttcaatataaaaataatttagtctatgagattttattttattgataatttagtcCTTGAGATTTGattaaacttataaattaatcCTTATTATTTAAAACTAAGCAATTTAATTCCTAAGATTTGGTTAAACTTATAAAGTTATAAaggcttatttataaataattataatatttaaggatcaatttgtaaaatatatctgattttgtaattaaccaaaaattttaataatcttaaagtaattaattcatattttaataatttaactacaaatttttttaatttaatagaattcacattttaaaaatataggactaaattgttaataaaataaaactttagagactaaattattaagaaaataaatctTAAAGATAAGGGCATTTTTTTTCACTTTTACTAaaattaacaataatttaatgGAATTGTAACAGCAGAGACTAAGTTATAGATTTTGTCAAATCTTAAGAACTAAGTTActtgattttgaaaatattaatactAAATTATAGATCTTATCAAAtcttaagaattaaattatagttttctaaTTATTGATATAATAGTATTTTAAAaactttaagaaaataaaaaattattttaataaaattatataagtaattaataaatcatatatgtgtgtgttattttattttatttttaaattgagtgGATGAATTGACTCCACTCAAGACAAGGCAACTCCATCCTTGGTTTTATCAGTATAGTGAAAGATCATAATATAGTCAGGAAAATAATTCCAAATTATTTTTgacatataattatattaatttatattttattattataattttttaattaaataaaaaatctaaTACTTTTGTAAATTTAATTCAAATACTTTAATTTAAGTTATTTAACTAAATTTCTGAAATGATTGCAATTTTATCTGACTGAtgaaattagttaaaatttatattacactataatatttttattcattaaaaataaaattttcatttctttatcttttatttttttctctttcttttctctattTTGTCATTTGTTACATGGTCGGTCACCTATGAAAAAAAAAGCTGAAATTggttttatccattcattattacATATCGATTGTAAATCCATAGGAATCACGTTAAAATATTGCAAGTCAATAATCATCAATATATAGAAAGGTCTTTCGGGATTTCACATCAGTTGTGTAGTGTGTGTGCATGGTGTTTACATGGGATGAGGGATCTTAGTAAAATTGTCATGGTTTTACCAAGATGTCAAGTCCTGTTCCTGAGCATTATGTGCGTATGTTCTATCTAAAGACAAAAGAAAGCAAACTTCGAGAGGGGCGAGCAATTTGAAGTGACCGGTGTGTGACGCCATGGTTGAGATCCGCGTTCGTGTGAACGTGCCTAGAGGCTGATCTTTTGGGATTCCACATCGATTGTGGAGTGTGTATGCGTGGTACTTATATGGGATGAGAGGTCTTGATAAAATTGCCATGGTTTTACCAAGATACTGAGTTCAATTCCTGAGCATTGTGTGCGTGCATTCTAcctaaagacaaaaaaaaaatctatagaaaaattcatttaaatttgacGAGATTGTTTTTTGGTTAGAAGTTTTATGTCAAAAAAGATGAGCCACATTGTGGATTAGACGATTCAGACTTaaaattgttataaaaaaaaaaaaatcatggtcTCCCTCTCCTGAAAGTCAAGAATTCTATCTTATTCATATTATCCTCTATTAAGGCATGAGTATGCTCTATACTTGCTATTCTTAGTGGATCCTATGCATAAAAAAATGCTAGTTCATTGATCCATTGCTACGGTCCTCTGAATCTGGTTCTGTATAATAATACAAAAGGGCAAAGCCTTTAGATTTGTTTGGCCATGGTGGCTTGTGGTATCTCAGCACCGCATGAGTATTATTAAGCTTAATCCAGGTTTAGGGGCTCTCGGCCAGTAATGGTATCAGAGCGTAGACTTCTGTCTAAGAGAGGGATATGAATAAGGTTTAATTTGAGATAAGTAAGGAGAATCAATTAACCATGAGTTGCACAATAACTATACCATCTTCTAACATCATTATTGAGccagcttcatcttcttcatcctcTTCCTCTGATCTAGTTAATCTCACCTTTTCTCTATCCCTGTCACCTTCAAGTAGACGAACTTTAGCCTTTAAAATAGACAACCTGGTTGAAATTTCACACATCCCTAATGGTGCATAGGTTGAAGAATCTCTTCTTCCTCTGATAAGTCCATATAATATTTACAGGCACTTTGGATCTTTTACTAGAATTATTAGAACTCTTATTTCGTCGAGAAGAACGGCTACTAAGGGTATGTTCAGACTTCACGTCTGGATCAATGTGCTCTTAAATCCATAACTACAGAACAGTACGTGAATCTTGAAATCCCCTCAGCCCTTATCCCTTTATGGAGAAGACAGGGATATTCTCATCTCCATTATGGATCCATTCACCTTGTGCTCACCCTCCATGGCAGATGAGGCCTCCTAGTAACAACCAGATTGTCCTTATTGGATACCAGGTTCCTTAATTATGAACATGCTGTGATTGGCACCTACATAACTACTCTCCACACTAGAAGTGTGGTTCTTACTTTCTTTTCTAATTACAACATGTCTCTTTTAAATCCTAATCTTCCCACAGCACTGAAAGTCCAAGTCTACCTTATTGGGCCAGAACATACTGTCTCTTCTATGGTAGCTACCTTATACCACCAGATAATCTATAGGCTTCAAGATCATGCCATAGATTTATCTCAGCCAGGAGTGTCCTCTGATGCTTTATTCATCCTTGAAGACACAGAAACCACACCCACTATTATTtagatttgtcacgacccaacct includes:
- the LOC110658936 gene encoding uncharacterized protein LOC110658936, with protein sequence MGSEEMVPAIVLWIIEFLTRQDSVSTLVLNSILSNTHIPILPTPRLKKTLALRSIHDEIAHGSVSSETILDSLEIIEQLDQKERIKIPDSMKLAYCAVAVDCTMKHLWVVESKRKHDPEMFSGAVRTIWRERVDKLEFLKKSELVTDELREFKEEMEAALLDSNACGRLLEKATRNETLRLVMDYLKEALDEMGPPFLELLARTEREREEKQMEEKEKDADKVGVKASSEPEVGVADGSARKG